Proteins encoded together in one Phyllostomus discolor isolate MPI-MPIP mPhyDis1 chromosome 6, mPhyDis1.pri.v3, whole genome shotgun sequence window:
- the MARK2 gene encoding serine/threonine-protein kinase MARK2 isoform X5, whose amino-acid sequence MLRGRNSATSADEQPHIGNYRLLKTIGKGNFAKVKLARHILTGKEVAVKIIDKTQLNSSSLQKLFREVRIMKVLNHPNIVKLFEVIETEKTLYLVMEYASGGEVFDYLVAHGRMKEKEARAKFRQIVSAVQYCHQKFIVHRDLKAENLLLDADMNIKIADFGFSNEFTFGNKLDTFCGSPPYAAPELFQGKKYDGPEVDVWSLGVILYTLVSGSLPFDGQNLKELRERVLRGKYRIPFYMSTDCENLLKKFLILNPSKRGTLEQIMKDRWMNVGYEDDELKPYVEPLPDYKDPRRTELMVSMGYTREEIQDSLVGQRYNEVMATYLLLGYKSSELEGDAVTLKPRPSADMTNSSAPSPSHKVQRSVSANPKQRRFSDQAGPAIPTSNSYSKKTQSNNAENKRPEEDRESGRKASSTAKVPASPLPGLERKKTTPTPSTNSVLSTSTNRSRNSPLLERASLGQASIQNGKDSLTMPGSRASTASASAAVSAARPRQHQKSMSASVHPNKATGLPPTDSNCEVPRPSTAPQRVPVASPSAHNISSSGGAPDRTNFPRGVSSRSTFHAGQLRQVRDQQNLPYGVTPASPSGNSQGRRGASGSIFSKFTSKFVRRNLSFRFARRNLNEPESKERVETLRPHVVGGGGNDKEKEEFREAKPRSLRFTWSMKTTSSMEPNEMMREIRKVLDANSCQSELHEKYMLLCMHGTPGHEDFVQWEMEVCKLPRLSLNGVRFKRISGTSMAFKNIASKIANELKL is encoded by the exons ctgttCCGGGAAGTGAGAATAATGAAGGTTTTGAATCACCCCAACATAG TTAAGTTATTTGAAGTGATCGAGACTGAAAAAACGCTCTACCTTGTCATGGAGTATGCCAGTGGAG GAGAGGTGTTCGATTACCTCGTGGCTCACGgcaggatgaaagaaaaagaggctcgAGCCAAATTCCGCCAG ATAGTGTCTGCTGTGCAGTACTGCCACCAGAAGTTTATTGTCCACAGGGACTTAAAG GCAGAAAACCTGCTCTTGGATGCTGATATGAACATCAAGATTGCAGACTTCGGCTTCAGCAACGAGTTCACCTTTGGGAACAAGCTGGACACCTTCTGTGGCAGTCCCCCTTATGCTGCCCCCGAGCTCTTCCAGGGCAAAAAGTATGACGGGCCCGAGGTGGACGTGTGGAGCCTGGGAGTCATCCTGTACACACTGGTCAGCGGATCCCTGCCTTTTGATGGACAGAACCTCAAG GAGCTGCGGGAGCGGGTGCTTCGGGGAAAATACCGTATTCCGTTCTACATGTCCACGGACTGTGAAAACCTGCTTAAGAAGTTTCTTATTCTCAACCCCAGCAAGAGAGGCACTTTAGAG CAAATCATGAAAGATCGATGGATGAATGTGGGTTATGAAGATGATGAACTAAAGCCTTACGTGGAGCCACTCCCCGACTACAAGGACCCAAGGCGGACAG AGTTGATGGTGTCCATGGGTTACACGCGAGAAGAGATCCAGGACTCGCTTGTGGGCCAGAGGTACAACGAGGTGATGGCCACCTATCTGCTCCTTGGCTACAAGAGCTCGGAG CTGGAGGGCGACGCCGTCACCTTGAAGCCCCGGCCTTCGGCTGACATGACCAACAGCAgcgctccctccccctcccacaagGTACAGCGCAGCGTCTCGGCCAACCCCAAGCAGCGGCGCTTCAGCGACCAGG CTGGTCCTGCCATTCCCACCTCAAATTCCTACTCCAAGAAGACTCAGAGTAACAATGCGGAAAATAAGCGGCCTGAGGAGGACCGGGAGTCAGGGCGGAAGGCCAGCAGCACAGCCAAAGTGCCTGCCAGCCCCCTGCCTGGCCTAGAGAGGAAGAAGACCACCCCTACCCCCTCCACG AACAGCGTCCTCTCCACCAGCACAAACCGAAGCAGGAACTCCCCACTTTTGGAGAGGGCCAGCCTTGGCCAGGCCTCCATCCAGAATGGCAAGGACAG CCTAACCATGCCAGGGTCCCGGGCCTCCACGGCTTCTGCTTCTGCCGCAGTCTCTGCGGCCCGACCCCGCCAGCACCAGAAATCCATGTCGGCCTCCGTGCACCCCAACAAGGCCACTGGGCTGCCCCCCACGGACAGTAACTGTGAGGTGCCGCGGCCCAG CACAGCCCCCCAGCGTGTCCCCGTCGCCTCCCCCTCCGCCCACAACATCAGCAGCAGCGGCGGAGCCCCAGACCGGACTAATTTCCCCCGGGGCGTGTCCAGTCGAAGCACCTTCCACGCTGGGCAGCTCCGGCAGGTTCGGGACCAGCAGAATTTGCCCTACGGCGTCACCCCGGCCTCTCCCTCTGGCAACAGCCAGGGGCGGCGAGGGGCCTCGGGGAGCATTTTCAGCAAATTCACCTCCAAGTTTGTACGAAG aaatctGTCTTTCAGGTTTGCCAGAAG GAACCTGAATGAACCTGAAAGCAAAGAACGAGTGGAGACGCTCAG ACCTCACGTGGTGGGCGGTGGAGGCAACGACAAGGAGAAGGAGGAGTTCCGGGAGGCCAAGCCGCGCTCGCTCCGCTTCACGTGGAGCATGAAGACCACGAGCTCCATGGAGCCCAACGAAATGATGCGGGAGATCCGCAAGGTGCTGGACGCGAACAGCTGCCAGAGCGAGCTGCACGAGAAGTACATGCTGCTGTGCATGCACGGCACGCCGGGCCACGAGGACTTCGTGCAGTGGGAGATGGAGGTGTGCAAGCTGCCGCGGCTGTCTCTCAACGGGGTCCGGTTTAAGCGGATATCGGGCACCTCCATGGCCTTCAAAAACATTGCCTCCAAAATAGCCAACGAGCTGAAGCTTTAA
- the RCOR2 gene encoding REST corepressor 2 isoform X2, which produces MPSVMEKPSAGSGILSRSRAKTAPNGGQPHSEDDSSEEEHSHDSMIRVGTNYQAVIPECKPESPARYSNKELKGMLVWSPNHCVSDAKLDKYIAMAKEKHGYNIEQALGMLLWHKHDVEKSLADLANFTPFPDEWTVEDKVLFEQAFGFHGKCFQRIQQMLPDKLIPSLVKYYYSWKKTRSRTSVMDRQARRLGGRKDKEESDELEEGRGAVSEGEPDTGDPKREPLPSRPLNARPGPGKKEAQGSQYRHHPLRTRRRPPKGMYLSPEGLTAVSGSPDLANLTLRGLDSQLISLKRQVQSMKQTNSSLRQALEGGIDPLRPPEANTKFNSRWTTDEQLLAVQGPDHVRLHIRAPGRAPCAAPPSSSHFAVPAPPTAEAPIAHGPHPASPATPTTAGPLPPAPAGPQPAPATSYPPCSGRLPPQCPPRPSAPTHPDRSPPGASGTPTLSPEAPLQPEAPEHLCWPCLGTSGLAEDRRDSSSCQSVGDPEPLTVSGRRAPPF; this is translated from the exons ATGCCCTCGGTGATGGAGAAGCCGAGCGCGGGCTCCGGGATTCTGTCCCGCAGCCGGGCCAAGACGGCGCCCAACGGAGGACAGCCCCACTCGGAGGATGACAGCAGCGAGGAGGAACACTCGCATG ACAGCATGATCCGCGTTGGAACCAATTACCAGGCCGTAATTCCGGAGTGCAAGCCTG AGAGCCCTGCACGCTACAGCAACAAGGAGCTGAAGGGGATGCTGGTGTGGTCGCCCAACCACTGCGTGTCCGATGCCAAGC TTGACAAGTACATTGCGATGGCCAAGGAAAAGCATGGCTACAACATCGAGCAG GCACTGGGCATGCTCCTGTGGCATAAGCACGATGTGGAGAAGTCACTGGCCGACCTGGCCAACTTTACCCCGTTCCCCGACGAGTGGACTGTGGAGGACAAGGTGCTGTTTGAACAGGCCTTCGGCTTCCATGGCAAGTGCTTCCAGCGGATCCAGCAGATG CTGCCCGACAAGCTGATCCCCAGCCTGGTGAAGTATTACTACTCTTGGAAGAAGACCCGCAGCCGGACCAGTGTGATGGACAGACAGGCCCGGCGGCTGGGGGGCCGAAAGGACAAAGAAGAGAG CGATGAGCTGGAAGAGGGACGAGGAGCTGTGAGTGAGGGAGAGCCAGACACTGGAGACCCCAAGAGAGAG CCTCTGCCCTCTAGGCCCCTGAATGCCCGCCCAGGACCTGGGAAGAAGGAGGCCCAGGGGTCTCAGTATCGCCACCACCCACTGAGAACCCGGCGGCGCCCCCCCAAGGGCATGTACCTGAGCCCAGAGGGCCTCACTGCCGTGTCGGGGAGCCCGGACCTTGCCAACCTCACACTCCGAGGCCTTGACTCCCAGCTCATCTCCCTCAAGCGCCAG GTGCAAAGCATGAAGCAGACCAATAGCAGCCTCCGCCAAGCCCTGGAGGGCGGCATCGATCCGCTCCGTCCCCCCGAG GCCAACACCAAGTTCAACTCCCGCTGGACCACAGACGAGCAGCTCCTAGCTGTGCAAG gTCCAGATCACGTCCGTCTCCACATCCGTGCCCCGGGCCGTGCCCCCTGCGCCGCCCCCCCCTCCAGCTCCCACTTCGCTGTCCCAGCCCCCCCCACTGCTGAGGCCCCCATTGCCCACGGCCCCCACCCTGCTTCGCCAGCCACCCCCACTACAGCAGGGCCGCTTCCTCCAGCCCCGGCTGGCCCCCAACCAGCCCCCGCCACCTCTTATCCGCCCTGCTCTGGCCGCCTCCCGCCACAGTGCCCGCCCCggccctcagcccccacccaccctgatCGGAGCCCCCCTGGAGCCTCCGGCACCCCCACTTTGAGCCCCGAGGCTCCCCTCCAACCAGAGGCTCCCGAACACCTTTGCTGGCCGTGTTTGGGCACCTCTGGCCTCGCAGAGGACAGGAGGGACTCCAGCTCTTGCCAGTCCGTCGGAGACCCAGAGCCGCTGACCGTCTCGGGCAGAAGAGCACCGCCGTTCTGA
- the RCOR2 gene encoding REST corepressor 2 isoform X1 — translation MPSVMEKPSAGSGILSRSRAKTAPNGGQPHSEDDSSEEEHSHDSMIRVGTNYQAVIPECKPESPARYSNKELKGMLVWSPNHCVSDAKLDKYIAMAKEKHGYNIEQALGMLLWHKHDVEKSLADLANFTPFPDEWTVEDKVLFEQAFGFHGKCFQRIQQMLPDKLIPSLVKYYYSWKKTRSRTSVMDRQARRLGGRKDKEESDELEEGRGAVSEGEPDTGDPKREPLPSRPLNARPGPGKKEAQGSQYRHHPLRTRRRPPKGMYLSPEGLTAVSGSPDLANLTLRGLDSQLISLKRQVQSMKQTNSSLRQALEGGIDPLRPPEANTKFNSRWTTDEQLLAVQAIRRYGKDFGAIAEVIGNKTLTQVKTFFVSYRRRFNLEEVLQEWEAEQDGAPGAPVPMEEARRGAPLPASALEEDDEVQITSVSTSVPRAVPPAPPPPPAPTSLSQPPPLLRPPLPTAPTLLRQPPPLQQGRFLQPRLAPNQPPPPLIRPALAASRHSARPGPQPPPTLIGAPLEPPAPPL, via the exons ATGCCCTCGGTGATGGAGAAGCCGAGCGCGGGCTCCGGGATTCTGTCCCGCAGCCGGGCCAAGACGGCGCCCAACGGAGGACAGCCCCACTCGGAGGATGACAGCAGCGAGGAGGAACACTCGCATG ACAGCATGATCCGCGTTGGAACCAATTACCAGGCCGTAATTCCGGAGTGCAAGCCTG AGAGCCCTGCACGCTACAGCAACAAGGAGCTGAAGGGGATGCTGGTGTGGTCGCCCAACCACTGCGTGTCCGATGCCAAGC TTGACAAGTACATTGCGATGGCCAAGGAAAAGCATGGCTACAACATCGAGCAG GCACTGGGCATGCTCCTGTGGCATAAGCACGATGTGGAGAAGTCACTGGCCGACCTGGCCAACTTTACCCCGTTCCCCGACGAGTGGACTGTGGAGGACAAGGTGCTGTTTGAACAGGCCTTCGGCTTCCATGGCAAGTGCTTCCAGCGGATCCAGCAGATG CTGCCCGACAAGCTGATCCCCAGCCTGGTGAAGTATTACTACTCTTGGAAGAAGACCCGCAGCCGGACCAGTGTGATGGACAGACAGGCCCGGCGGCTGGGGGGCCGAAAGGACAAAGAAGAGAG CGATGAGCTGGAAGAGGGACGAGGAGCTGTGAGTGAGGGAGAGCCAGACACTGGAGACCCCAAGAGAGAG CCTCTGCCCTCTAGGCCCCTGAATGCCCGCCCAGGACCTGGGAAGAAGGAGGCCCAGGGGTCTCAGTATCGCCACCACCCACTGAGAACCCGGCGGCGCCCCCCCAAGGGCATGTACCTGAGCCCAGAGGGCCTCACTGCCGTGTCGGGGAGCCCGGACCTTGCCAACCTCACACTCCGAGGCCTTGACTCCCAGCTCATCTCCCTCAAGCGCCAG GTGCAAAGCATGAAGCAGACCAATAGCAGCCTCCGCCAAGCCCTGGAGGGCGGCATCGATCCGCTCCGTCCCCCCGAG GCCAACACCAAGTTCAACTCCCGCTGGACCACAGACGAGCAGCTCCTAGCTGTGCAAG CCATCCGTAGGTATGGCAAAGACTTTGGGGCTATTGCAGAGGTGATTGGGAACAAGACTTTGACCCAGGTGAAGACCTTCTTTGTGAGCTACCGGCGCCGCTTCAATCTGGAGGAGGTGCTGCAGGAGTGGGAGGCCGAGCAGGACGGGGCTCCTGGAGCCCCGGTCCCCATGGAGGAGGCTAGGAGAGGGGCTCCCTTGCCAGCCTCAGCCCTAGAGGAAGATGATGAG gTCCAGATCACGTCCGTCTCCACATCCGTGCCCCGGGCCGTGCCCCCTGCGCCGCCCCCCCCTCCAGCTCCCACTTCGCTGTCCCAGCCCCCCCCACTGCTGAGGCCCCCATTGCCCACGGCCCCCACCCTGCTTCGCCAGCCACCCCCACTACAGCAGGGCCGCTTCCTCCAGCCCCGGCTGGCCCCCAACCAGCCCCCGCCACCTCTTATCCGCCCTGCTCTGGCCGCCTCCCGCCACAGTGCCCGCCCCggccctcagcccccacccaccctgatCGGAGCCCCCCTGGAGCCTCCGGCACCCCCACTTTGA